The region ACCTTGACGGGCTGGATTCTCTGCTTTCCATCGTGCAGATGCCAGGGGGTGTTCCAGTCGCGACGGTGTCTATCGGCGGCGCGAAGAACGCGGGCCTGCTTGCTGTTCGGATGCTCGGTGCCGGGGATCCGGAACTAGTGGACAAGATGGCGAAGTACCAGGCCGACATGGCGGCCGAAGTTGAGCGTAAGGATGCCGCGCTGCGCAGCCGGTTGCTGGGTGAGTAGCAGTCCCATCGTGGTGCTGGGTGCGCGAATTGTCGACGGCCACCCGTCGCGCATGCTGCACGCCCGGCTCTGCAGCGCACTGCTCCGCTGGCGGACGAACGCGCACGCTGGCGTGCGGCGCGCCATCGTGGTCACCGGCCGCGGGGAGGCGGCCGTGATGGCTCGCTGGCTTGTCGAGCGCGGCGTGCCCCGTGAACTGATCATTCAGGAGCCCCATGCGTCGTCGACGAACGAAAACCTCGAGCGTACCCGCGCGTTGTTCCCGCACGCGCCGCGGCTGATCGTGGTGACCAGCAACTTCCACGTGCGCCGCACGCGCGTGTGGGCCTGGCACCTGGGGATTCCAGTGGAGATGGTGCCTGCGCGCACCCCGCGCCGCTCCCGGCCGAAGAACTACGCGCGCGAGCTCGTTGCGTTGCCGCACTCCGCGGCGCGGGTTGTGTGGCGACGCCTTATGCACAAAATGCGCTAGAGTACATCCGATGGTGCTACTTTTGGTGCCATGTGCTTCAGTCCTAGGAAGGCTCCATTCATGACACACTTACATCGCCGCATCACCGGCTTGATCACCGTTGCAGTACTGGGGGCCAGCGTGGCTTCATGCGCCGGAGATGGCCAAGACGCCACAGACGCGCCCCAGACCGACAAGGACGGTGCCGCAGTGACTGCCGGGGCCAACCAACCCGCAGAAGTCAATGGGGTCGATTTGCATTTTCTCGCGATGATGACACCGCATCACCAGCAAGCCGTGGACATGAGCGAGATCATCCTGGCCGCCGATGGCATCAGCGAAGCCACCGCGGACTTGGCCGAACGGATTAAAATCGGGCAACAAGAAGAAATCGACACCATGGTCGACTGGGCTGAACAATGGGACCAGGGTGACTTGATGGCACATCACGCCCCACACATTGCCAATGGCATGATCACTCCAGAACAGATGGACCAGCTGAAATCACTTTCGGGCGAGGAAGCAGACACCCGGTTCCTCCAGCTCATGCATTTCCATCACGCGGGTGCCGTTGCCATGACCCAAGACCAAATCGACAACGGCGGCTACCAGCCTCTCGTGGAACTGGCTCAACAAATGGTCGACGTGCAAACCGCTGAGATGCACGAGATGGAACAACTCCTGGAAGCCAGAGGCGAAAGCCTGCTGACTGAGTAACCAACCTGGATAAACGAAGCGGGAGCGCGTTAACCCGGGTATAAGTTCGTAGTGCACCTGTAATACGACTGAAAGGGAACACCCATGATCGCCAACTTCAACGCCGCGCAAAGCAAGCAGACCGCCGACGGCTTCTTCTCCGCGCTTTTCGACTTCTCCTTCTCCCAGTACATCACCCTGAAGTTCGCCCGCGTGATCTACCTGATCTCCGCAGTCTTCATCGGACTGTGCTGGGGTCTTCGGCCTTTTGGTGTCGCTGGCTACGTTTAGTGTTGGTTTTGGCACCGGCCTGCTCATGCTGATCGGCTTCCTTCTCTTCGGTACGCTTTTCGCGCTGTTCTCATTGATCAGCGCGCGCGTCACCCTCGAATTCATGGTCTCGGCGATCAAGACGGCGCAGAACACTTCCGAGATCGCAGCGGCGCAGCGTCGTTAGGGGTCGCTAGACCCCGCCCGGCAAACTGTGCAGAGTGAGGCCGCGCGCGGCGGCAGCCTCGCCGAAGCGCGCAACGAAATCGGCCGAGCGCTTACCGGAGGCGCAGTAGACCACGACCTCGCCCGCGCCGCGCAGCGTATCGAGCAGTGCGAGCGCGGCGTCCGGGTCTTCGCGCCACACCGAGGCCGGCAGGTGGAAGGACGCGTGCGGCAGGTCCTTGATCGCTTTTTCACCGAGTTCGCGCACGTCCAGCGCTGTGGCGTGACCATCCGCGACCTGCACGAGTAGGCGCGTTTTCTCGCCGTCTGGCGGCAGCATACACGGGGCAGCTTCGGCGACGAGTTCGGTGACCAGCTCGCGCTGCGGGTCGGCAGCGACCTCGAAGCGCCGGAGCGTCCCGGCGAGCGCCTCGTAGACATGGAGCACACCGACCTCGGCGTCCATGCCCGCGAGGTATTTCACGGCCTCCGTGGCCATCAGCCCGCCGACGACCGAGGTCGTCACCCCGAGCACGCCGGCGGTGGCGCAGTCCGGAGTGTCCTCGGGTGCCGGGTGGGTGGGGTAGAGGTCGCGTAGCCCGACCCCGCGTGCATCCGGTCCGGAGTACCACAGCGCGAGCTCGCCGTGGAAGCGCAGCACCGAGCCCCACACCAGGGGCGTGCCAGTAATTTCGGCGGCGTCGGCGGAGAGGAACTTCGTGGTGAAGGTATCGGAGCCGTCGATGACCAGGTCGTGCTCGCGGAACAGCCCAGGTGCGTTGGAGGTGTCGAGGCGCTTGCGCAGCGGCACGATCGTGGCGTCTGCGCGGTGTCGGCGCAGCTGCTCGGCTGCCACCTCCACCTTGGGCCGGCCCACGTCGGAGGCGCTAAACAGAATCTGGCGGTGGGTGTTGGTGTCATCCACCACGTCATCATCAATCACCGTGATCGTGCCGACACCTGTGGCCGCCAGCGCCTGCATCACCGGGCAGCCGAGCCCGCCCGCGCCGATGACAAGCACCCGCGCGCGGTTCAGCGCCTCTTGGCCCGCTAGCCCGAAGCCGGGCAGCAGCGTTTGGCGCGCGGTGCGCCGCAGCTCAGCGTGAGACAGGCTCATAGGACCTCATCCGCCCAGCTCGCTAGGCCATCAAAGCTTGACGACGCCAACGCCCCTTCCGCATGCGTCCGCCGCGGAATCCGACCCGCATCCCGCGCGAGCCGGCCAGCCTCGACCGCGTGTCGCATCGCACGCGCCATCGCGACCGGGTCCTGGCAACGGTTGACCGCGCTGGCGAGCAGCACGCCGTCGCAGCCGAGTTCCATGGCCAAGGTGGCGTCGGAAGCGGTGCCGACGCCGGCGTCGAGAAGCACGGGCACCTGCGCACGCGCGCAGATCAGCTCGATGTTGTGCGGGTTCAAAATGCCAAGGCCGGTGCCGATCGGAGAGCCGAGCGGCATCACCGCATGCACCCCAACCTGCTCCAGGCGGGCGGCGACGACCGGGTCGTCGGAGGTGTAGGCAAGCACGACGAAGCCTTCGGCGACGAGGAGCTCGCAGGCGTCGACAAGCTCGACGACGTCCGGCAGCAGCGTGTGCTCGTCCGCGATGACCTCCACCTTGACCCAGTTCGTGCCGAGCGCCTCGCGCGCCAGTTGCGCGGTGAGCACCG is a window of Corynebacterium pseudogenitalium DNA encoding:
- a CDS encoding YdcF family protein; amino-acid sequence: MSSSPIVVLGARIVDGHPSRMLHARLCSALLRWRTNAHAGVRRAIVVTGRGEAAVMARWLVERGVPRELIIQEPHASSTNENLERTRALFPHAPRLIVVTSNFHVRRTRVWAWHLGIPVEMVPARTPRRSRPKNYARELVALPHSAARVVWRRLMHKMR
- a CDS encoding DUF305 domain-containing protein; its protein translation is MTHLHRRITGLITVAVLGASVASCAGDGQDATDAPQTDKDGAAVTAGANQPAEVNGVDLHFLAMMTPHHQQAVDMSEIILAADGISEATADLAERIKIGQQEEIDTMVDWAEQWDQGDLMAHHAPHIANGMITPEQMDQLKSLSGEEADTRFLQLMHFHHAGAVAMTQDQIDNGGYQPLVELAQQMVDVQTAEMHEMEQLLEARGESLLTE
- a CDS encoding DUF4282 domain-containing protein, translated to MIANFNAAQSKQTADGFFSALFDFSFSQYITLKFARVIYLISAVFIGLCWGLRPFGVAGYV
- a CDS encoding DUF4282 domain-containing protein, with product MSLATFSVGFGTGLLMLIGFLLFGTLFALFSLISARVTLEFMVSAIKTAQNTSEIAAAQRR
- a CDS encoding ThiF family adenylyltransferase, which produces MSLSHAELRRTARQTLLPGFGLAGQEALNRARVLVIGAGGLGCPVMQALAATGVGTITVIDDDVVDDTNTHRQILFSASDVGRPKVEVAAEQLRRHRADATIVPLRKRLDTSNAPGLFREHDLVIDGSDTFTTKFLSADAAEITGTPLVWGSVLRFHGELALWYSGPDARGVGLRDLYPTHPAPEDTPDCATAGVLGVTTSVVGGLMATEAVKYLAGMDAEVGVLHVYEALAGTLRRFEVAADPQRELVTELVAEAAPCMLPPDGEKTRLLVQVADGHATALDVRELGEKAIKDLPHASFHLPASVWREDPDAALALLDTLRGAGEVVVYCASGKRSADFVARFGEAAAARGLTLHSLPGGV
- a CDS encoding thiazole synthase: MLNIADKKFDSHLIMGTGGATSQQLLEDALVASGTQLTTVAMRRHAARTNGGESVFEMLTRLGIDPLPNTAGCRTARDAVLTAQLAREALGTNWVKVEVIADEHTLLPDVVELVDACELLVAEGFVVLAYTSDDPVVAARLEQVGVHAVMPLGSPIGTGLGILNPHNIELICARAQVPVLLDAGVGTASDATLAMELGCDGVLLASAVNRCQDPVAMARAMRHAVEAGRLARDAGRIPRRTHAEGALASSSFDGLASWADEVL